CGGCCCCCTTTCGTGCTGAGGCCTCTGTAATGTGCTAAATCCCAGCAGGTGGTGCgcgtccctgggatgagtccGGTACAGCAGTTCTCATGTTTCCATTGCTCTCATCTTTGCCTCCATCCACTTTTGTAGCATCTGCTACtaggaaatttccattttttggttctgAGTTCTGTATttatctttcctccctccctccctcccttgtcccttctcttctccctggAGAAGTCTGAGGTGCATATTGCTGGGGAGCAGGCCCAGGGCTCTCTGGGGAGGCTTGAGGCAAAGGGATGCGACACTTACAAGCCTGTTAGtgtcatttgactttttaaaaagccatagattgatttttaaagtatattaaaaatgcaTGCCTGCAAAAACATCAGCGATGGTGATAAACCTGAAACAGCACTGATGGTAAGACTTTCTAGGTGGGACGTTTTTCCCATTTATGTTTACCTTTTTCCCGTGCCACCGCAAGGTTTTGGTGGTGGTGAGAGGGTAAGACAGCACCTCAAGGACTCCCTTAGGAGGAAGGATGACCAGGCAGCAGGCACATctatacaattaaaataattcaccTGACTTCCATGCAGCTGGCATTTTCTTACGTCCACTCTCTTTCTTTGCATCTGCTTTTAcagttcagttttccttttttagtttcaGGCAAATAGTTGGAAAAGTCTTATCCTCAAAATATGTCAGGGGTGTGTGAGCCCAGTGCCATCTCATTATTCCTGTGAGCTTCAGCACCTGGTCAAGCAGGTGTTTAAGAAGAATCCCTCGCAGCGCCCTTCGGCTACAACGCTTCTCTCTCGAGGCATCTTCACGCGGCTTCTCCAGAAGTGCTTGTCCCCAGAGGTACGACCCGTGTCGGACTGGGAACAGTTTACAAgtgtatggggaaaaaaatgtgtcttttaaaCACAATCACGTGCCTTCCATGCTTGTAAAAATTAATGCACAcatgtataaaaaaagaaaagatgaaaacttcctttctttcctcttcttcctccacgACACCTCCCCAGATGTGATGCAGgtagtttgcatttcccttcaGGTCTTTTTCTAGATATACATGAATGTTTGCAtctaaattacatatatattcttatgTAGCATTTTTACATttcacctttaaatattgtgGGGAAGAATGTGGATAGTGAAATGACATTATGGCAGTATCTAAAGAGTGTGTATTTTACAACTTTCAATTCTCTACTTTAAATTTTCAGATCATCATAGAATATGGTGAGCAGATATTAGAAGAAACcaaaaaatctaaacatgatACACCGAGAAAAATGGgtaaggattttggaaagcttATATTTTGTTAAGTGTTCTTTTGAAATGTAgtgtaacaaatatatatatatatacatttgtgtatatatatatatttgtatatatatattatgtatatatatataattttcaagtTATTAGAGGTGATTTTCAGAGATACTCCTCAAATCAAGTGTGTTTTTGTTACTTCAGACATGCTTCTGTACCAAATTTCATATGTTTAGTTGTCCAGGGATCAAAAAGCCAAGTTGGGATTTGAGCGATGTAAAGATTCTCCGGTTTCACCACGAGGGCCGTGTTCACTCGGGTTTGTGGCCAGTCAGGAGGGAGGCTTCCGCGGACTAGCCCGGGAGCCTAACCCTGAAAAGACTGTGACTCGTATAGGAAATTCTGTCCCCAGGTTTCGGGAAAACCATTTtgtaaacaaatgttttaaaacagcCTTTTCAGAAGTTGGAACTGCCAACATACTGGCTGGCCACACTTTCCACACATCTGTCATCGATCTTGAGCTGGAAGTTGTCATCCCTTAATTTTTTCAAAGCTCCTCCTGCCCCTTTTCATTTGTCATCAGTGATACTAATCTTCCATCTGAAAAGACCCCGCAGAGACGGTGGCTCGGAGCAGCCGGGGAGAGGAGCCGGCGTGAAGGCCGCCCTGCGTAGGGACGGGATGAGAAACGCCCGTGGTTTGCTGCTCGTTACCTTAGTGTCGTAGGGCAGAGGAAACCCTTTGAGGACTGCGGCTTCCTCGGCGTCAGGGTCTAAGGGTTCTTTTCGTAAGAATGTAAAGCCTGCTAGTGACGTGAACTCTGAGTCTCGTTCAGCCTGTTCTCCACCTAAGAGGCACACAGTCACCTTGTTTCCACACTGCTTTTTGTCAGCGTTATTGGGTATGTGACCAAAAGCTGGTTTATAGAAAAGCATACTGGGGGGGTGGGAAATTAGTTTTAAATTCTGGGAGGCAGTGACAATAAAAACAGTCTAGAAGAGTTTCCAGATAGTTTGGAAAAgtgtagtttttcattttctaaaaagaggAATAAACCAGTAGAGAAATGTCGCCGTATGGGACCCTGTGTGTGGTGGCACTTCCCCCTCGTCTGCAGAGGCCAGAGCCGTGGAggctgtgggagggcaggggcGGGTCTGATCCGCTCACAGTGTGTCCCCAGCATCATGGGTGCTCAGTCGCGATTCTTACAGTGTCGAATGGACAAGGACAGGGGAGCAGGACTGCCAGAGGACAGCCAGGCGGGAGGCCCCCTTGGCCAGGGGATCAGTCGCCTGAGTTCTCTGTGACTCAGGCTGGTGCCTCGTGAGGGCTCCTCGGGAGGGACCCTGTTCCACCTGCCGGCACGGCCACCATGGATGGCGTGGACTCCACAGCCAGGCTGTGCCGAAGTGACCATGGCCTTCCCAGTGCCCGGCGTGCCTTCCCTCCCGGTGCCTAAGTGGGCTGGCCTGAGTGCACAGGGGAGTCTTGACTTTGAGATGTTAACATTAGGACCAAAACAGCGGAAATAGCCTCTTTTAACAGCGGAGGTAGGTGTGTTACTGGGCAATCAAGGATGTCACTGTTGAGGTTCCTGCTTTGACGTTAAAAGCTTCATTCACTTGCCTTCATTTGCGCCTCACGCTGCCCGCATGTCACGTCAGGGCCTAGAGCTCCGCTCTGTCCTCCCTTGTGCTTCCCCAGGTCCCAGCAGGGGCAGGACCGCGGCGGGAAGCGAGGCGCCTGCCAGGGTAAGTGCCCGGAGTGGGCTCTGTGCAGCGGGCCGGCCGGGGGCTGGGGAGCCTGCATCTTGGGCGTGCGCGGTACCCGGGAGCCTCCCGCCTGCACTGCCGCCGAGCCGCCCGGGACCGCATTCATTTTGTTTCTCATGTTTAAATGGATGACAGGTGGGGTCAGGGCAGTCGCGCGCGGACTCGGCCTGCTTGTAGTCAGGACACCTTGCTTTGGCCTGGCCTTtggtttgttcatattttattgtggtaaaatgtgcATACCGTTAGCATTTAGCCATCTTTCAGCATGCAGTTCGCAGCCATTAGTTACATTCGCACGTCTGTGTAAGCATCCCGTCTGTTTCCGGGACCTTCCCCTTTGCCCCGTGCAGAAGCCCTGCGCCCACTAGGGCGTGAGCCCCGCACACCCAGCCGGCGCCCGGCAGCCGGTCCTGCGTTCGGCCCCTGGCCCGCCCTCTTCGGGGCTCATCCGCCTCACAGCCCGTATCAGAATGACCTTCCTTTCCACGGCCAAGTAACATTTAGTTCACTATCTTGTTCTCGACGTTGCTCTGCCAGAAGCCCTCGAGCGCCTGCCCACTGCCCGTGGACGGGCCGCATCCCCCGGCCTGGCCCCCAGCGCCCCGGCCGCCCTGCGCTGCGCCCGGCAGCGTGACCGGCTTCCCCCGGGGCCGTAGGGCGCCCCGGATGGTGGCCGCCCGTCCACgccccaggccctctgcccacccccagtAAACGTCCTActgatgttttttcttctttatcattttaatcaACCCTTcaactcaaaaaagaaaagatacactAACAGCAAATTATTGTATTTATGAAATGTACTATGATTAAGCTTATAAATGTTTTGGGTGAAGATTAGGTTGTAGTAAATAACGACACCCCACCATCATGTTGCTCCGAGTGGGGCATGTCCTGCCCCGTGGGGCTTCTCTCTGCACGTGGTGCGTATTTCCCAGCCTATGGCGCCATAATTTACATGCCGTAAGGTGTATGCAGTTTTAGTGTACAGCCGGGTGGATTTTGGTAATCTTATGCTGCTGTGTAACTGCCACCACAGTCAAGATGTAGAAATCCCATCCCCCTAAAAGGTGTCCCGTGGCCCTTTGCAGGGGATCCCCACTTCTGTCCTAGGCAGCCCCCACTGTGATTCTAACACCACCTCCAGTGGACACAGCCATACGCTTTTGCTCAGTGAAAGGTGTGATATGTAAACAATGGAGACAACCAAAAAGTAGGTCAGGAgcagagggtggggaaggaggagtcCCTGCAGGCCGCCAGCAGCAGGGCGGAGCCAGGGGGAGCATCGCGGTGGGTGCTGGGCGCTCTGTACCGCAGCGACCTGGTGGGGACCTCAGCGCCTAAAAGTGCTCGGGACCACCACCGTGCCACGATTCCAGAGTGTTCGTCTGTTGGGGACCTTTGAAATCACGGCCCCTACATGTGTGGGGAGAGAACCACTGTACAGAAATAAGAAAACCTGCCTGCTCTGGCCTCTGTGAATTCGTTCATGCATTCAAACTGCAAACCTTTGTGCTGGAGACCGTCTAGGCCCCGGATTTGAATCCTTCTCAGAAAGACGCAGACCTTGTGAAGACTAGATAGCATCTCACTGTACCTCATCAAGTCGTTGCTCGTGGCCTCTATAAAGACCTCTCAAATATGTCTGTCATTTTTGTATATCCTCTTCATGTTTGTATGACTGATGTTAATGGCTGCTAATATGTGATTgttaatatacatatgtatatggtTTCAGTATACATGTATATGATTCTAATACACACATGCATGGGGTCCTATGGtaattgtttttaattcattaattttatttaaaattaaaatagatgtGGCCTGCTTCACTTTGTAATAATTTAAGCATTATTTAATCtgtgttttttaatcttttctaaaGCATGGGGAAGAACCAGGTAGAAAGTGTGGCCACAGCGATTTAAGAAGCATTAACAAAAATTCGGGTGAAAGTGCATTGAGGAAAGTGAACAGAGAAGAGAACGGTGAGCTTTTCAAATTCCAACCGTTGTGCAAGTGAGGGGTCGGGGCCACAGAAAACCTGTTTGACCTACTAGGGCGCAGGTGTCGTGAGCCCTGGAAGACAGACCTCTGTTTGTTTGTCCAATAAAGCCTTTAATGGCCAAAGAGTATACTTTATTACTCATAATAAAAAGAGAGTAGTGTTTATTAATAAGAGCCTTTAGAAAACGTAGTGTTTGTTGCTCTATCCACCATAAAAAGCACGTATAGAAACCCTGGGGCCTCAGGGGCCTCCTTCTTAGACATCATGTAGTATGTAAGGATGTATGTGTTACTCTTTGAAATTCACTTTAAAGTGATtagtattacttttttattttgagggtttttttttttcatttcttttcctagaCTTGAAAGAACATTGCTGTTAGATGGCAGTtggaaagtgaaaagaaataacTTATGTATTCGATGTTAGCGTAAGTGTGTAGATACAAATGTGTGCATCAAATCATATGCTTTgcgatcctttttttttttcttgaaatcagGCAATGAACCCGTCCATCTGGGCAGATCCAGCGCCCCGCGCGCCCCCAGGCGGCAGTGGGAGAGGAAAGCGTCCCCTGCGGCGCTGGGGGACGCGTCTCTGCTCGCCTCCAGCCTGACCCCGGGGCAGGAGACAGGTCAGTCGTCAGACTGGGTACTATTATTTTATTGCACATGGTTTTCTAAGTTGTTTAATGGGCTAGAGATTTTTTTCATGACCCTCTGTGAAAGGTGTTTGGTGTCACGGTCTGGAAGGAGTTTGATGAAACTCTTCTTTATTCGGCCCTGCTTTTATCTCTTCACAACTAGGTGGCTCTGTAATAAAGTACACTGAAAATAATGCCCGCAAGCAGTGGCTCAAGGAGACTCCAGAAACCTTGCTGAACCTCCTTAAGAACACCGACCTCAGCCTGGCGTTTCAGACGTACACGGTATACAGACCAGGTGATTCGCGTCTGTCATGCACTGGTGGAgacgttttttttttaaagctgtgatgaaatatacataacatgaaattaattattttaatcattttgaagCGTGCATTCAGGGGCACTAAGTACATCCGTGTCATGCGGCTACCACCTCCTTCTGTCTCCAGAGCGTTTCCCATCTTCCAGACCTGAGACAGTGCCCATTACGTAACCGTTTCCCATCCCGGCCTCCCAGGGTTAAAAATTAATTCGTAGCATTGGAATTTTGTCTTCTCCCGAGTCATTTCTAGCCAGTCTTGAGTTGTAAGTAAAGTTCCCCACGAGCTTCATTATGTCTGCTCTCTCATTTGTTTGCTCTCCAATGATCGTGCGACCTCTTGGGAGAGTGGCCAGTTCTCACTGTGCAGAGGTGCCGCTGCTTCAGCGACGTCACAGTTCAGACCTCGTCACAGTAACCTCAAGATTTCTTGTGCTCAGTACTTGGATTCTGCTATGGTGAATGGAGCTCAAAAAAGAACACTTAGGATTTGATTTTCTTACTGTTGCCAAGACATTTTCACTAAAAGTGTCCAAAATAAACTTTCCCTAATACTGTCCTTAGGATCTGGGCCAAAGCACTGCATTaagagtgtgtatgagtgtgcatgtgtgtataattTTGATAATCCAATTACTAAAGTCACCTTGGGAGGTTAAGATCTAAGATAAGTCATGCTAAGTGGAGCCTGTAAGGGTGTGACAAGTCTATATTCCCTGTAACAGATTTAGCTGTATTTATTTGGTCAGCATTTACGGAGTGCCTAACATGCaggttaacatttttaaaagaattaaacagTTTCTTTCCTGAAAGAGTTCACCCTCTGGGAGACCAGCGCACAGCAGGGAATCTTAGAGCCGTCTGTGTTCCGGTGGTGCTGCGCTGGCACTGGTGCGGGGGCCCTGGGGAGAGGGGGATGCGTGGGAGCCAGGTAGGAGGAAGGGTAATGCCTGTGAATTTTGTTTTAGCCATTATAGGTCCTTGATTTTGAAGTTCTTGTCATTTCAGGCAAGtcactgtttaaaaaatatatcatagCTCTATGTTGAAAGGGCTTTTATAAAGATTTAACCCACATGTTTATGTTAGGTTATTATCTTGTAAGGAGAAATCTGAACATAATTACCATCTGGAAAATTTGTTCGAAGTGTGAATGTAGTCTTAATTCCCTAATTTTACTTAACCTCCATTGGGAAAATCTGGGGTAGAAGGaagtcaaaggaaaaatgaactagTCCTACTATCCAAAGATAAATTTTAATGCTTTAATATAGGTGCTTATGTTTGAGGGTTTTAACTgtaattttccacattttttcttttgaagaaagcactttttaattttaatatgcgTACTCATGCTTACCAGGCCTATTTTATGCCAGAAATCATGTTGGGTAATGCAGGGAGGCAGTTGAGAAGAAATACGAGGGCATGGCCTTATCCTCAGTTAGGCAGGAGGCTTTGGAGGGTTTTAGCCCAACAGGCACTGAAAGTAAGTACTGTGGAAATGCCATAATGTCTGTTAATATTCCTCTGCAGGTTCAGAAGGGTTCTTGAAAGGCCCTCTggctgaggaaacagaggcatcaGACAGTGTTGACGGAGGTCACGATTATGTCATTTTGGATCCAGAGAGACTTGACCCCAGGCTGGATGCAGAGGACACGTACGTAGGGTCTCCCTGGACAGCTCCAGTGGCATGTATGCCCGTGTGGCTTAAATTATACCTCAGTGGTGCCAGATTTAGTTGGAGCTGGTTGTATCACTTACATCATAAATGAATGTTGGTATCTGGATCTTGTGTCTGGGTCGGATAATGTGTAGTATTATGAAAGAATTCCTGACAGGGCCTTAGGTTATAAGAGTTCAGCTCAGACttactattttttaatctgttggaTTTTATATTGAAAAAGTTACAGAAACAGTGGAAAATCATCTTTCGGAAGAGCTGACAATGTTTTTGTCTGTTCCATTGCCTTGTGGAGCCAGTTTTTCAAAGACATAAGTATCGTTACTGGGCGTTGTGCCTTGAGCCACCA
This genomic interval from Manis javanica isolate MJ-LG chromosome 1, MJ_LKY, whole genome shotgun sequence contains the following:
- the LOC108383661 gene encoding serine/threonine-protein kinase Nek3 isoform X1; amino-acid sequence: MSGAWLRAAPSMDGYSVLRVIGEGSFGRALLVRQESSDQMFAMKEIRLPKSSSYTQNSRKEAVLLAKMKHPNIVAFKESFEAEGHLYIVMEYCDGGDLMQKIKHQKGKLFPEDTILNWFTQMCLGVNHIHKKRVLHRDIKSKNIFLTQNGKIKLGDFGSARLLSHPMAFACTYVGTPYYVPPEIWENMPYNNKSDIWSLGCVLYELCTLRHPFQANSWKSLILKICQGCVSPVPSHYSCELQHLVKQVFKKNPSQRPSATTLLSRGIFTRLLQKCLSPEIIIEYGEQILEETKKSKHDTPRKMGPSRGRTAAGSEAPARHGEEPGRKCGHSDLRSINKNSGESALRKVNREENGNEPVHLGRSSAPRAPRRQWERKASPAALGDASLLASSLTPGQETGGSVIKYTENNARKQWLKETPETLLNLLKNTDLSLAFQTYTVYRPGSEGFLKGPLAEETEASDSVDGGHDYVILDPERLDPRLDAEDTDFEEEDSSPDWVSELGQRAGWPGGSDG
- the LOC108383661 gene encoding serine/threonine-protein kinase Nek3 isoform X3, with translation MKHPNIVAFKESFEAEGHLYIVMEYCDGGDLMQKIKHQKGKLFPEDTILNWFTQMCLGVNHIHKKRVLHRDIKSKNIFLTQNGKIKLGDFGSARLLSHPMAFACTYVGTPYYVPPEIWENMPYNNKSDIWSLGCVLYELCTLRHPFQANSWKSLILKICQGCVSPVPSHYSCELQHLVKQVFKKNPSQRPSATTLLSRGIFTRLLQKCLSPEIIIEYGEQILEETKKSKHDTPRKMGPSRGRTAAGSEAPARHGEEPGRKCGHSDLRSINKNSGESALRKVNREENGNEPVHLGRSSAPRAPRRQWERKASPAALGDASLLASSLTPGQETGGSVIKYTENNARKQWLKETPETLLNLLKNTDLSLAFQTYTVYRPGSEGFLKGPLAEETEASDSVDGGHDYVILDPERLDPRLDAEDTDFEEEDSSPDWVSELGQRAGWPGGSDG
- the LOC108383661 gene encoding serine/threonine-protein kinase Nek3 isoform X2; its protein translation is MSGAWLRAAPSMDGYSVLRVIGEGSFGRALLVRQESSDQMFAMKEIRLPKSSSYTQNSRKEAVLLAKMKHPNIVAFKESFEAEGHLYIVMEYCDGGDLMQKIKHQKGKLFPEDTNIFLTQNGKIKLGDFGSARLLSHPMAFACTYVGTPYYVPPEIWENMPYNNKSDIWSLGCVLYELCTLRHPFQANSWKSLILKICQGCVSPVPSHYSCELQHLVKQVFKKNPSQRPSATTLLSRGIFTRLLQKCLSPEIIIEYGEQILEETKKSKHDTPRKMGPSRGRTAAGSEAPARHGEEPGRKCGHSDLRSINKNSGESALRKVNREENGNEPVHLGRSSAPRAPRRQWERKASPAALGDASLLASSLTPGQETGGSVIKYTENNARKQWLKETPETLLNLLKNTDLSLAFQTYTVYRPGSEGFLKGPLAEETEASDSVDGGHDYVILDPERLDPRLDAEDTDFEEEDSSPDWVSELGQRAGWPGGSDG